The following are encoded in a window of Ruminiclostridium herbifermentans genomic DNA:
- a CDS encoding A24 family peptidase, with amino-acid sequence MVKYIILICLLIFSIISDIKYSKIRNVCVMPAAISGLLINTFEDGTQGFKSSLFGLLVPILLLGFLFYFELIGAGDIKLFSAIGALFGCEFILYGMAYSFIIAGILSALRLIQNKKVQAGNTAVYRSIESVICNLYSNIKTCCLTSSLCFLSSGKRHFIKLSPYIAMGIGLQVIITYF; translated from the coding sequence ATGGTTAAATATATTATTTTAATTTGCTTGCTTATTTTCTCTATAATAAGTGATATAAAGTATTCAAAAATACGAAATGTTTGTGTAATGCCTGCGGCTATTTCTGGACTGCTCATAAATACATTTGAAGATGGGACTCAGGGCTTTAAGTCAAGTCTGTTTGGATTGTTAGTGCCAATATTGCTTTTGGGATTTTTATTTTATTTTGAACTTATAGGGGCAGGTGACATAAAGCTATTTAGCGCTATTGGGGCACTTTTTGGATGTGAATTTATTTTATATGGTATGGCATATTCGTTTATTATTGCAGGAATTTTATCTGCTTTAAGATTAATTCAAAATAAAAAAGTTCAAGCTGGAAATACTGCAGTATATAGGTCTATTGAAAGCGTGATCTGCAATCTTTACTCGAATATAAAGACGTGCTGCCTTACCTCTTCTTTATGTTTTCTAAGTAGTGGTAAAAGGCATTTTATAAAGCTTTCACCCTATATTGCAATGGGAATTGGCCTTCAAGTTATTATTACATATTTTTAA